One window from the genome of Elaeis guineensis isolate ETL-2024a chromosome 5, EG11, whole genome shotgun sequence encodes:
- the LOC105035043 gene encoding auxin response factor 6, protein MRPSSSGLANQPQEEEQRCLNSELWHACAGPLVSLPAVGSRVVYFPQGHSEQVAASTNKEIDTHIPNYPSLQSQLICQLHDVTMHADAETDEVYAQMTLQPLSLQEQKEPYHPTELGTPSKQPTNYFCKTLTASDTSTHGGFSVPRRAAEKVFPPLDFSQQPPAQELIARDLHGNEWKFRHIFRGQPKRHLLTTGWSVFVSAKRLVAGDSVLFIWNENNQLLLGIRRANRPQTVMPSSVLSSDSMHIGLLAAAAHAAATNSRFTIFYNPRASPSEFVIPLAKYVKAVYHTRVSVGMRFRMLFETEESSVRRYMGTITGISDLDPVRWPNSHWRSVKVGWDESTAGERQPRVSLWEIEPLTTFPMYPSPFPLRLKRPWPTGLPSLHGGKDDDLDLSSPLRWLRDGGNPGIQSLNFQGVGVTPWLHPRIDASMLGLQSDMYQSMAAAALQEIRTADPTKQVSPTILPFHQPQVTSRSSPLLLSQILQQVQPQSQQSFHHTVQDSQVPSQTRSQFLQHQLQHCNSFDEQKQHQQIPQQQQLLQIQQQQQHQQMQQKKHLSDHQQIPNMVSALSQFSSASHSQSPLQKISLFSQPQNLADSNGNSVSTSSAFPLHNILQPFSPDDAPLSLPRTTPLITSSPWPSKRVALESILPSGAQFVVPHVEQLGATQPNASPHSVTLAPFPGRECSVDQDGSMDSQNNLLFGVNIDSSSLLVQNGMSNLRNVVNETDSAAMPYAACKFLSSSGTDFPLNQALTTSSCLDKSGFLHSVENVDHMNHQSGTFVKVYKSGSYGRLLDIARFSSYHELRSELGRLFGLEGRLEDPVRSGWQLVFVDRENDALLVGDDPWQEFVNNVDCIKILSPQEVQQMGKQGVGLLNSAPIKRLPSNSCDGYGSRQDSSNLSTGITSVGSLNY, encoded by the exons ATGAGGCCCTCATCATCAGGTCTTGCAAATCAGCCTCAGGAAG AAGAACAAAGATGTCTGAATTCAGAGTTATGGCATGCATGTGCTGGGCCTCTTGTATCTTTACCTGCTGTTGGAAGTCGTGTGGTATATTTCCCACAGGGCCATAGTGAGCAG GTGGCTGCATCAACAAACAAGGAAATTGATACCCATATTCCCAACTACCCAAGCTTACAGTCGCAGCTGATCTGTCAGCTGCATGATGTTACGATGCAT GCAGATGCAGAGACAGATGAAGTTTATGCCCAAATGACATTGCAACCTTTGAGCCTG CAAGAGCAAAAAGAGccctaccaccctactgaattgGGTACTCCCAGCAAACAGCCAACCAATTATTTCTGTAAGACACTGACTGCAAGCGACACCAGCACACATGGTGGTTTCTCCGTTCCCCGTCGAGCAGCTGAAAAGGTTTTTCCTCCATTG GATTTTTCGCAGCAGCCTCCTGCACAAGAGTTGATTGCGAGGGACCTTCATGGAAATGAGTGGAAATTCCGTCACATCTTCCGTG GTCAGCCAAAGAGACATCTTCTTACAACAGGATGGAGTGTTTTTGTAAGTGCCAAGAGACTTGTTGCTGGGGATTCAGTCCTTTTTATTTG GAATGAAAATAATCAGTTACTTCTGGGCATTCGGCGTGCTAATCGACCACAAACAGTTATGCCTTCATCAGTTTTGTCAAGTGATAGCATGCACATAGGCCTTCTTGCTGCAGCTGCTCATGCTGCTGCTACAAATAGCCGTTTTACCATATTTTATAACCCAAG GGCAAGCCCTTCTGAATTTGTTATACCGCTAGCTAAGTATGTTAAAGCGGTCTATCATACACGTGTCTCTGTGGGCATGCGGTTCCGAATGCTTTTTGAGACAGAAGAGTCAAGTGTACGCCG ATACATGGGCACAATTACTGGGATAAGTGATCTGGACCCTGTCCGTTGGCCAAATTCACATTGGCGTTCTGTGAAG GTTGGCTGGGATGAATCAACTGCTGGAGAGAGGCAGCCGAGGGTGTCCCTATGGGAGATTGAGCCTCTAACAACATTCCCAATGTATCCATCTCCTTTTCCTCTCAGGCTTAAGCGTCCATGGCCTACAGGATTGCCCTCTCTGCATG GTGGAAAGGATGATGATCTTGATCTGAGTTCTCCACTGAGGTGGCTTCGAGATGGTGGAAACCCAGGGATCCAATCTCTGAATTTCCAGGGAGTTGGTGTTACACCTTGGTTGCACCCAAGAATTGATGCTTCAATGCTTGGCCTGCAATCTGACATGTACCAGTCAATGGCTGCAGCTGCACTTCAGGAAATAAGGACTGCAGATCCTACAAAACAGGTATCACCAACCATTCTGCCATTCCACCAACCTCAAGTAACTAGCAGATCCAGCCCTCTGTTACTAAGCCAGATTCTGCAGCAAGTACAACCTCAATCACAGCAAAGCTTCCATCATACCGTTCAAGATAGCCAGGTTCCAAGCCAGACTCGGTCCCAATTCCTTCAGCATCAGTTGCAGCATTGCAACTCATTTGATGAGCAGAAGCAGCATCAACAAATACCACAGCAGCAGCAGCTTCTGCAAATACAACAGCAACAGCAGCATCAACAAATGCAACAAAAGAAGCACTTATCTGATCATCAACAAATTCCTAACATGGTGTCTGCCCTGTCTCAGTTTTCCTCTGCTTCTCATTCCCAGTCTCCACTGCAAAAGATTTCCTTGTTTTCCCAGCCACAGAACCTTGCAGATTCTAACGGTAACTCTGTTTCAACTTCTAGTGCCTTCCCCCTGCATAATATTTTGCAACCATTTTCTCCAGATGACGCACCACTCAGTTTGCCAAGAACCACCCCTCTAATCACTTCCAGTCCGTGGCCATCTAAACGAGTTGCACTTGAGTCCATTCTCCCATCTGGAGCTCAGTTTGTTGTGCCCCATGTAGAACAGTTAGGTGCTACACAGCCTAATGCCTCTCCACATTCGGTAACGTTGGCACCTTTTCCAGGGAGGGAATGTTCAGTGGATCAAGATGGTAGCATGGATTCCCAAAACAATTTGTTGTTTGGGGTTAACATAGATTCCTCATCGCTTCTAGTGCAGAATGGCATGTCAAACCTCAGAAATGTGGTCAATGAAACTGATTCAGCAGCCATGCCATATGCTGCTTGCAAGTTTTTGAGTTCCTCAGGAACTGACTTCCCATTGAATCAAGCACTGACTACTTCCAGTTGTTTAGACAAATCAGGATTTTTGCATTCTGTTGAGAATGTGGATCACATGAACCATCAGAGTGGAACCTTTGTGAAG GTTTACAAGTCAGGGTCCTATGGGAGGTTGCTGGATATCGCCAGGTTTAGCAGCTACCATGAGCTGCGTAGTGAGCTTGGGCGTTTGTTTGGCCTCGAAGGCCGGTTAGAAGACCCTGTGAGATCAGGCTGGCAGCTTGTATTCGTTGACCGGGAGAATGATGCTCTTCTTGTTGGCGATGATCCCTGGCA GGAGTTTGTGAACAATGTGGACTGCATAAAGATACTCTCGCCCCAAGAAGTGCAGCAGATGGGCAAGCAAGGTGTTGGTCTTCTGAACTCGGCCCCCATCAAAAGGCTCCCAAGCAATAGTTGTGATGGCTACGGAAGCCGGCAGGACTCGAGTAATCTGAGCACCGGAATTACATCTGTGGGGTCTTTGAATTATTGA